One genomic region from Patescibacteria group bacterium encodes:
- the ftsW gene encoding putative lipid II flippase FtsW: MNKKILQTANRPDYVFIVAVGLLLLFGLIFLASASSVLAFNKFGDSYYYIKRQLLYGVGPGLILCLAFSRLPYQKLRQLAMPILIVTLFLMLLVFVPGVGFEYGGARRWIHLFGNSLQPSEILKLAFIIYLSAWLAGKGEQIKKFKEGILPFVLITGLTLVFVLLQRDLGTTSVIGVSAFFILLASGANLSHLAGLIGSGSLLAWLMIKLEPYRAARLTVFLHPELDPQGIGYHINQALLAVGSGGFFGLGLGYSRQKHAYLPEVTGDSIFAIIAEELGFLFTSIFVMLIGFVLWRGFKIARYAPDNFGRYLTVGILVWLGWQSFINIASMLNLLPLTGVPLPFVSAGGSALMIALSGIGIIINVSRQAHWKERL; the protein is encoded by the coding sequence ATGAATAAAAAAATTTTACAAACCGCCAATCGACCCGATTATGTTTTTATTGTGGCCGTGGGTCTTTTATTGTTGTTCGGTCTTATTTTTTTAGCCTCGGCTTCTTCGGTGTTGGCTTTTAATAAATTTGGTGACAGTTATTATTATATAAAAAGGCAATTACTGTACGGTGTGGGACCCGGGCTTATTTTGTGTTTGGCTTTTAGTCGATTGCCTTATCAAAAATTACGGCAGTTAGCCATGCCTATTTTAATTGTAACTTTGTTTTTAATGCTTTTAGTTTTTGTGCCAGGTGTTGGTTTTGAATACGGTGGTGCTCGGCGTTGGATTCATTTGTTTGGCAATTCCTTGCAGCCTAGTGAAATTTTAAAATTGGCTTTTATTATTTATTTATCAGCTTGGTTAGCTGGTAAGGGTGAACAGATAAAAAAATTTAAAGAAGGAATTTTGCCTTTTGTTTTAATAACTGGTCTTACTTTAGTTTTTGTTTTACTGCAGCGTGATTTAGGTACCACTTCGGTTATTGGAGTTAGTGCTTTTTTTATTTTGCTAGCCAGTGGCGCCAATTTAAGTCATTTGGCTGGTTTGATTGGTTCGGGTAGTTTGCTTGCTTGGTTAATGATAAAATTAGAACCTTATCGGGCCGCCCGTTTAACTGTTTTTTTACATCCAGAATTAGACCCGCAAGGTATTGGTTATCATATTAATCAGGCTTTATTGGCCGTGGGTTCGGGTGGATTTTTTGGTTTGGGTTTAGGTTATTCCAGGCAAAAGCACGCTTATTTGCCCGAGGTAACCGGCGATTCCATTTTTGCTATTATTGCTGAAGAATTAGGTTTTTTGTTTACCAGTATTTTTGTGATGTTAATTGGTTTTGTATTGTGGCGCGGTTTTAAAATTGCTCGTTATGCGCCCGATAATTTTGGCCGTTATTTAACCGTCGGTATTTTGGTTTGGTTGGGTTGGCAAAGTTTTATTAATATTGCCTCCATGCTTAATTTATTACCTTTAACTGGCGTGCCTTTGCCTTTTGTTTCGGCCGGCGGTTCAGCTTTAATGATTGCTTTAAGCGGTATTGGTATTATTATTAATGTGTCTCGTCAGGCGCACTGGAAGGAGAGATTATGA
- the murD gene encoding UDP-N-acetylmuramoyl-L-alanine--D-glutamate ligase, with product MPTVAGFKKLRVLVLGLGLHGGGLAVANWLLSQGALVTISDFKNSLELQSSLKKLKRSSRLQLVLGKQPITLLKNCDLIIQNPAVPREAKILKLARQKNIPIENEASLFLKICPSQHLVAITGSKGKSTTVSLLGQMVKSTFVNSLVAGNIRDTVMFEALKKINRHSRLILELSSWQLEVMDLHKQRVPLAVITNILPDHLNRYDSLAHYVKAKAVLVRWQKVTDQAVLNYDNVRTRALAKQTKAKVYWFSLIKPVRRGCYIKNNFIYWQNKKIEKIMSVADVKLKGQHNLANILAAVAAGRLIGLPASKIAKTLRNYKGLHDRLELVRQFKGRYYYNDTTATAPVATIAALKTLAGQAVSLIAGGQDKNLEYKGLAKQIVINQVVLILLPGTATVKLLAALPKDYPYLEVDNMKQAVKLANSSLGVASGGTVLLSPGAASFNLFKHEFDRGQQFIKEVKALV from the coding sequence ATGCCTACAGTAGCTGGTTTTAAAAAATTAAGGGTTTTGGTTTTAGGTTTGGGTTTACATGGTGGCGGTTTGGCGGTGGCTAATTGGTTGCTTAGCCAAGGTGCCTTAGTGACAATTAGTGATTTTAAAAATTCATTGGAACTTCAATCAAGTTTAAAAAAATTAAAGCGTTCATCAAGATTACAATTGGTTTTGGGAAAACAACCTATAACTTTGCTTAAAAATTGTGATTTAATAATTCAAAATCCAGCGGTGCCCAGGGAAGCCAAGATACTTAAATTAGCCAGACAAAAAAATATTCCTATAGAAAATGAAGCTAGTTTATTTTTAAAAATTTGTCCCAGCCAGCATTTAGTAGCAATTACCGGCAGTAAGGGTAAGTCCACCACCGTTAGTTTGTTAGGACAAATGGTTAAATCTACCTTTGTTAATAGCTTGGTGGCCGGCAATATACGCGATACGGTGATGTTTGAAGCTTTAAAGAAAATTAACCGACATAGTCGGTTAATTTTGGAGTTATCTAGTTGGCAATTGGAAGTAATGGATTTGCACAAACAAAGAGTGCCGCTGGCTGTTATTACCAATATTTTGCCGGATCATTTGAATCGTTATGATTCTTTGGCGCATTATGTAAAAGCCAAGGCGGTTTTAGTACGTTGGCAAAAAGTCACTGATCAAGCAGTCTTAAATTATGATAATGTAAGAACCCGGGCTTTAGCCAAACAAACTAAGGCTAAAGTTTATTGGTTTTCTTTAATTAAACCGGTTAGGCGGGGCTGTTATATAAAAAACAATTTTATTTATTGGCAAAATAAAAAAATAGAAAAAATTATGTCAGTGGCTGATGTTAAGCTTAAAGGCCAGCATAATTTGGCTAATATTTTAGCGGCGGTAGCGGCTGGTCGTTTAATTGGTTTACCAGCTAGTAAGATTGCTAAAACTTTGCGTAATTATAAAGGTTTGCACGATCGTTTAGAGTTAGTTAGGCAGTTTAAGGGTCGGTATTATTATAACGATACAACCGCTACGGCGCCGGTAGCTACTATAGCGGCCCTTAAAACTTTGGCTGGTCAGGCGGTGTCTTTAATTGCCGGCGGACAAGACAAGAATTTAGAGTATAAAGGATTGGCCAAGCAGATAGTTATAAATCAGGTGGTTTTAATTTTATTACCTGGTACAGCTACGGTTAAATTGCTAGCGGCTTTGCCTAAAGATTATCCGTATTTGGAAGTTGATAATATGAAACAGGCGGTTAAGTTGGCTAATAGTTCTTTAGGTGTGGCCAGTGGGGGAACGGTTTTGCTGTCGCCTGGGGCGGCTAGTTTTAATTTATTTAAACACGAGTTTGATAGGGGCCAGCAATTTATTAAAGAAGTAAAAGCTTTAGTTTAA
- a CDS encoding UDP-N-acetylglucosamine--N-acetylmuramyl-(pentapeptide) pyrophosphoryl-undecaprenol N-acetylglucosamine transferase, with protein MTILCLGGGTLGSVTPLLAVAEELQQRHKDLKIIWWGTARGPEKILVTAAGLNFLAWPSGKWRRYFSWQNFGDLFVIGYSFIKAWFYLGRLKPVVILTAGSFVAVPPAWAAWFRGLPVLAHQQDVRVGLANQLLKPVSTKFTLTLSKSATDFSNNQAVVTGNAVRSGFNQPPTVTEARQKLGLAVEKKVIVFLGGGTGAYFINQLVIDNLPSLTTLGQVVHLTGLGKTSTSQPAMDYWPIPLTADNLFVLQAADVVVSRAGLGTLSELAALKKPVVVVPMPGTHQEANAALLETAQAALVFKQTDLTSSKLIDTLSQLLNDSAVSFELGKNLSALIPTNGAKRIADEVEKVINRAKN; from the coding sequence ATGACCATACTATGCTTGGGTGGCGGTACTTTAGGTTCGGTAACACCACTCTTAGCTGTGGCCGAAGAGTTACAGCAACGACATAAGGATTTAAAAATTATTTGGTGGGGTACGGCTCGGGGGCCAGAGAAAATTTTAGTGACCGCGGCCGGTTTAAATTTTTTGGCTTGGCCGTCTGGCAAATGGCGACGTTATTTTAGCTGGCAAAATTTTGGAGATTTGTTTGTTATTGGTTACTCTTTTATTAAAGCTTGGTTTTATTTAGGACGACTTAAGCCAGTAGTTATTTTAACAGCTGGTAGTTTTGTGGCTGTACCGCCGGCTTGGGCAGCTTGGTTTAGAGGTTTACCGGTTTTGGCCCATCAGCAGGATGTACGGGTAGGTTTAGCTAATCAATTGTTAAAACCAGTTAGCACTAAATTTACTTTGACTTTAAGCAAGTCAGCTACAGATTTTTCTAATAATCAGGCCGTGGTTACCGGCAATGCCGTCCGGTCTGGTTTTAACCAACCGCCAACAGTTACAGAAGCTAGGCAGAAATTAGGTCTGGCTGTTGAAAAAAAGGTAATTGTTTTTTTGGGTGGTGGTACGGGTGCGTATTTTATTAATCAGTTAGTGATTGATAATTTACCTTCCTTAACCACTTTGGGGCAAGTTGTCCATTTAACTGGTTTAGGAAAAACATCAACCAGTCAGCCAGCTATGGATTATTGGCCAATTCCTTTAACGGCCGATAATTTATTTGTTTTGCAAGCTGCTGATGTGGTGGTTAGTCGAGCCGGTTTAGGCACTTTGTCTGAATTAGCGGCTTTAAAAAAACCAGTGGTGGTGGTGCCTATGCCGGGTACGCACCAGGAGGCCAACGCCGCTTTATTGGAAACAGCCCAAGCTGCCTTGGTTTTTAAGCAAACAGATTTGACTTCCAGTAAATTGATTGATACTTTAAGTCAGCTGTTGAATGATTCAGCTGTTAGTTTTGAGTTAGGTAAGAACTTGTCCGCATTAATCCCTACCAACGGGGCCAAAAGAATAGCGGATGAGGTGGAAAAAGTAATTAACCGAGCCAAGAATTAA
- a CDS encoding GspE/PulE family protein, which yields MLNQNLLYKALLNNQLLPTAKLAKAKQDCLKQGINLETFLIDNKLIKEPDLYQAMAKELRIPYVDLHTTVIRKDILLAVPEPIAESHQLVAYDKDETSVKIAATEPDDLQTIEFLAKKFNSQIDIALTSPTSLKQALQQYHKSLKAEFAELTNPAKPSTPNPDKPAELKKLAEDLPVIRIVDTLLEYAVFERASDIHVEPTEQEVIVRYRVDGLLRDVMSLPKEAQDGLTARIKILANLKLDEHRLPQDGRFKIKTKDYQFSFRVSIIPVFDGEKIVLRLLQESGQALTLEQLGLQPNPLTILKRNIDKPHGMILVTGPTGSGKTTTLYSVLNVLNTNDVNISTIEDPIEYRLPRLNQSQVSPRIGFTFANGLRSLLRQDPDIIMVGEIRDLETAEIAIHAAMTGHLVLSTLHTNDAVGTLPRLLDMGIAPFLVASTTNIIVAQRLVRKICGNCATSYKLNKKNLDDLAKQINLANILSTLKRENVIKTTGKTLENLTFKKGAGCKQCNNQGYRGRLGIYELFEITASVAQLILNRASANELKKEAQKQNMLTMLEDGFIKAVQGITSIEEVLRVTMD from the coding sequence ATGCTAAACCAAAATCTACTTTATAAAGCCTTGCTTAATAACCAGCTTTTGCCAACGGCCAAGCTCGCTAAAGCTAAACAAGATTGCCTTAAGCAAGGCATAAATTTAGAAACATTTTTAATAGACAACAAATTAATCAAGGAACCAGACCTATACCAGGCCATGGCCAAAGAATTAAGAATACCTTATGTTGATTTACACACTACTGTTATTCGTAAAGATATCCTATTGGCCGTACCAGAACCAATTGCCGAATCGCACCAACTGGTCGCCTATGACAAAGATGAAACCTCAGTAAAAATTGCCGCTACCGAACCAGATGACTTACAGACTATTGAATTTTTGGCAAAAAAATTCAATAGTCAAATTGATATTGCCTTAACCTCTCCCACTTCCCTAAAGCAGGCTCTGCAACAATATCATAAAAGTTTAAAAGCTGAATTTGCCGAACTAACCAATCCGGCTAAACCCTCCACACCCAATCCAGATAAACCGGCTGAATTAAAAAAACTAGCCGAAGATTTACCGGTTATAAGAATAGTCGACACTCTTTTGGAATATGCTGTTTTTGAACGTGCCTCCGACATACATGTTGAACCAACTGAACAAGAAGTTATTGTTCGTTATCGGGTGGATGGCCTGTTGCGCGATGTTATGTCTTTACCCAAAGAGGCCCAAGACGGTTTAACCGCTCGTATAAAAATTCTAGCCAACCTTAAGCTGGACGAACACCGCTTGCCTCAAGATGGCCGTTTTAAAATTAAAACCAAAGACTACCAATTCTCTTTCCGCGTTTCCATTATTCCAGTGTTTGACGGTGAAAAGATAGTCTTACGTTTACTCCAAGAATCCGGCCAAGCCCTAACCTTGGAACAACTAGGACTACAACCAAACCCTCTGACCATTCTAAAAAGAAATATTGATAAACCACACGGCATGATTTTGGTTACCGGCCCGACCGGCAGTGGTAAAACAACTACTTTATATTCTGTTCTAAACGTACTTAATACCAACGACGTTAATATTTCCACCATTGAAGATCCGATTGAATACCGCTTGCCCCGCCTTAACCAAAGCCAAGTTTCCCCGCGCATCGGTTTTACTTTTGCCAATGGTTTACGCTCCTTATTAAGGCAAGACCCGGATATTATTATGGTAGGTGAAATTCGTGATTTAGAAACAGCCGAAATTGCCATTCATGCCGCCATGACCGGCCACTTGGTTTTATCCACCCTACATACTAACGATGCGGTTGGCACTTTACCCAGACTACTAGACATGGGTATTGCTCCCTTTTTAGTTGCCTCCACCACCAATATAATTGTGGCTCAACGTTTGGTTAGAAAAATTTGCGGCAACTGTGCCACCAGTTATAAATTAAACAAAAAAAATCTTGATGATCTGGCTAAACAAATTAACCTAGCTAATATTTTAAGTACTTTAAAACGGGAAAATGTCATAAAAACAACCGGCAAAACTTTAGAAAATCTAACTTTTAAAAAAGGTGCCGGTTGCAAGCAATGTAATAACCAAGGCTACCGCGGTCGCTTAGGTATTTACGAACTATTTGAGATCACCGCCTCGGTGGCTCAACTTATTTTAAATCGGGCTTCGGCCAACGAATTAAAAAAAGAAGCTCAAAAACAAAATATGTTGACAATGCTGGAAGACGGTTTTATAAAAGCCGTGCAAGGCATTACTTCTATCGAAGAAGTCCTGCGCGTAACCATGGATTAA
- the mraY gene encoding phospho-N-acetylmuramoyl-pentapeptide-transferase, which yields MFFSAIFEVIFLTIVSFLVALSWTPILTHFLYRYRLGKQVRDSDSAPIMSALHKNKNGTPTMGGVLIWLTVLVLALLFFYLDVWFGWGLNFLTRSETLLPLGALVASAIVGLVDDWFNIKGFGPKGGGLSMKHRLLIYTAISLVGAWWFYFKLDWDVLHIPFVGNVGVNWWYIPIFIFIIVATSFSVNETDGLDGLAGGTLLTAFGAFGAIAFLQGKYDLATFCGVIVGSLLAFLWFNINPARFFMGDTGAMSLGVTLGIVAMLTNSVLLLPIIGLVFVLESLSVILQVLSKKIRGKKIFLSAPLHHHLEAIGWPEPKIVMRFWVIAGVMAATGLIIALLDKGF from the coding sequence ATGTTTTTTAGCGCTATTTTTGAAGTAATTTTTTTAACTATAGTTTCTTTTTTGGTGGCTTTAAGTTGGACGCCGATTTTAACTCATTTTTTATATCGTTACCGCTTAGGCAAGCAGGTTAGGGATTCTGATAGTGCGCCGATTATGTCGGCTTTGCATAAAAATAAAAATGGTACACCGACTATGGGCGGGGTTTTAATTTGGCTGACTGTTTTAGTTTTAGCTTTGCTGTTTTTTTATTTAGATGTTTGGTTTGGTTGGGGTTTAAACTTTTTAACCCGTAGTGAAACATTGTTGCCCTTGGGCGCTTTGGTGGCTTCGGCCATTGTGGGCCTGGTGGATGATTGGTTTAACATTAAAGGTTTTGGGCCCAAAGGTGGTGGTTTAAGTATGAAGCACCGTTTGCTTATTTATACAGCTATTTCTTTAGTGGGTGCCTGGTGGTTTTATTTTAAATTGGATTGGGATGTTCTGCATATTCCTTTTGTGGGTAATGTCGGAGTGAATTGGTGGTATATTCCAATTTTTATTTTTATTATTGTGGCCACTTCTTTTTCGGTTAACGAAACTGATGGTTTAGATGGTTTGGCTGGCGGGACTTTATTAACAGCTTTTGGTGCTTTTGGTGCTATTGCGTTTTTACAGGGTAAATATGATTTAGCGACTTTTTGTGGAGTGATTGTTGGCAGTTTATTGGCTTTTTTATGGTTTAACATAAATCCAGCCCGATTTTTTATGGGTGATACCGGTGCGATGTCTTTAGGGGTTACTTTAGGTATTGTGGCTATGTTAACTAATAGTGTTTTATTGTTGCCGATTATCGGTTTGGTTTTTGTTTTAGAATCGTTATCGGTGATTCTTCAGGTGTTGTCCAAAAAGATACGTGGCAAGAAAATTTTTTTGTCAGCCCCTTTGCACCATCATTTGGAGGCTATTGGTTGGCCGGAACCTAAGATAGTTATGCGTTTTTGGGTAATTGCTGGAGTAATGGCGGCCACTGGTTTAATAATTGCTTTGTTGGACAAAGGTTTTTAA
- a CDS encoding type II secretion system F family protein: MQFNYKARRSDGSLHSGQLEAPSEHELAALLHEQNLILTQAEPTVKNSFFKNNKINFNITLGKPVSVVDKIFFTQNLQVMIKAGLALAQALKTLTNQTSNKQLKQILVTISNEVDKGSSLADSLAKFPKVWPDIFVNMIQAGEKSGRLEEVLGQLTIQLRKNHALISKVKNALTYPIVVVVAMVGIGVGMIIFVIPKIMAVFQEVNATLPLPTRILISLSDFVVNNGWWLLIGLTIGLITLIKLWRTEKGRWLGHGLLLKLPIFKNILQKINLAKFCRTLSSLLKTDIPIVQAFQITASTLGNVRYRQAVNQTGQRLSKGTAIATIMAEHSKLFPGLVIQMTAVGEQTGTLDSVLTELAAFYEEDVDRTMSNLSTIIEPILMLLLGLAVGGLAVSIILPMYSLTQSL; encoded by the coding sequence ATGCAATTCAATTATAAAGCTCGTCGCTCGGACGGTAGTTTACACAGTGGACAATTAGAGGCCCCTTCCGAACATGAATTAGCCGCTCTATTGCATGAGCAAAATTTAATTTTAACCCAAGCTGAACCGACGGTTAAAAATTCTTTTTTTAAAAACAATAAAATCAACTTCAATATCACTCTGGGTAAACCAGTATCCGTAGTCGATAAAATATTTTTTACACAAAATCTTCAGGTTATGATAAAAGCCGGTTTGGCTTTAGCCCAAGCGCTTAAAACACTAACCAACCAAACCAGCAATAAACAACTTAAACAAATTTTAGTAACCATTTCCAACGAAGTAGACAAAGGTTCTTCTTTAGCCGACAGTTTAGCTAAATTTCCTAAAGTTTGGCCGGATATCTTTGTTAATATGATTCAAGCCGGCGAAAAAAGCGGCCGCTTAGAAGAAGTTTTAGGCCAATTAACAATCCAACTAAGAAAAAACCACGCTCTGATTAGTAAAGTAAAAAACGCTCTAACCTACCCGATTGTTGTGGTGGTGGCCATGGTGGGTATAGGTGTTGGTATGATTATTTTTGTTATTCCCAAAATAATGGCTGTTTTTCAAGAAGTAAACGCCACCTTGCCCTTACCCACCAGAATACTTATTTCCCTAAGTGATTTTGTCGTTAATAATGGTTGGTGGTTATTAATAGGCTTAACTATTGGTTTAATTACCTTAATAAAACTGTGGCGTACCGAAAAAGGACGCTGGCTGGGGCACGGTCTATTGTTAAAATTACCTATTTTTAAAAATATTCTGCAAAAAATAAACTTGGCTAAATTCTGTCGCACTTTATCTTCCTTGCTAAAAACCGACATACCCATTGTACAAGCTTTCCAAATAACCGCTTCCACTCTAGGCAATGTTCGCTACCGACAAGCAGTTAACCAAACCGGCCAACGCTTAAGTAAGGGCACAGCCATTGCTACCATTATGGCCGAACATAGTAAACTTTTCCCTGGGTTAGTAATCCAAATGACGGCCGTGGGTGAACAAACTGGTACTTTAGATTCCGTCCTAACTGAATTAGCAGCTTTTTATGAAGAGGATGTCGACCGCACTATGTCTAATTTATCTACTATTATTGAACCTATTTTAATGTTGCTATTAGGTTTAGCCGTCGGTGGGTTGGCCGTTTCCATAATTTTACCCATGTATTCATTGACTCAAAGCTTATAA